The following are encoded together in the Salvia hispanica cultivar TCC Black 2014 chromosome 6, UniMelb_Shisp_WGS_1.0, whole genome shotgun sequence genome:
- the LOC125193005 gene encoding uncharacterized protein LOC125193005 isoform X2, whose amino-acid sequence MMQKLARTLRKSAGDVDGDDDYSLPTRDDSRPIDIQEQEELVRSLEKIHAQQSLLWRQYHAYFMYEIDSGSIVFAELVAVITCLMIITGLMHHSKRHHLWLWYSFLPGTLLAIFWLHHMLRLAKFRWEIMWVPLAPLCGAGVCLYVDSLLNGSSEEVRKLRGYMYAYKAY is encoded by the exons ATGATGCAGAAGCTCGCGAGAACATTGAGAAAATCGGCGGGGGATGTCGACGGCGACGACGACTACTCGCTTCCAACTCGGGACGACTCCCGTCCGATTGACATCCAAG aGCAAGAGGAATTGGTCCGGTCCCTGGAGAAGATTCACGCCCAACAGTCTCTTCTATGGAGG CAGTATCATGCTTACTTCATGTATGAGATTGACTCAGGGAGCATTGTATTTGCAG AGCTGGTAGCTGTTATCACATGTTTGATGATCATCACTGGCCTTATGCATCACTCAAAGCGCCATCACCTTTGGCTTTGGTACTCTTTTCTACCTGGTACATTATTGGCGATCTTCTGGTTGCACCACATGCTGAG GTTGGCAAAGTTTAGATGGGAAATCATGTGGGTTCCTTTGGCGCCATTATG TGGAGCTGGAGTATGCCTATATGTGGATAGTTTACTCAATGGGTCATCTGAAGAAGTCAGGAAACTTCGAGGATATATGTATGCTTACAAGGCTTACTAA
- the LOC125193005 gene encoding uncharacterized protein LOC125193005 isoform X1, with protein MMQKLARTLRKSAGDVDGDDDYSLPTRDDSRPIDIQEQEELVRSLEKIHAQQSLLWRSVFAGLLFCYMIFLVYSMYQQAFSPWDLQYHAYFMYEIDSGSIVFAELVAVITCLMIITGLMHHSKRHHLWLWYSFLPGTLLAIFWLHHMLRLAKFRWEIMWVPLAPLCGAGVCLYVDSLLNGSSEEVRKLRGYMYAYKAY; from the exons ATGATGCAGAAGCTCGCGAGAACATTGAGAAAATCGGCGGGGGATGTCGACGGCGACGACGACTACTCGCTTCCAACTCGGGACGACTCCCGTCCGATTGACATCCAAG aGCAAGAGGAATTGGTCCGGTCCCTGGAGAAGATTCACGCCCAACAGTCTCTTCTATGGAGG AGTGTGTTTGCCGGACTGCTTTTCTGTTACATGATTTTCCTGGTTTATTCAATGTATCAACAGGCCTTTTCTCCATGGGATTTG CAGTATCATGCTTACTTCATGTATGAGATTGACTCAGGGAGCATTGTATTTGCAG AGCTGGTAGCTGTTATCACATGTTTGATGATCATCACTGGCCTTATGCATCACTCAAAGCGCCATCACCTTTGGCTTTGGTACTCTTTTCTACCTGGTACATTATTGGCGATCTTCTGGTTGCACCACATGCTGAG GTTGGCAAAGTTTAGATGGGAAATCATGTGGGTTCCTTTGGCGCCATTATG TGGAGCTGGAGTATGCCTATATGTGGATAGTTTACTCAATGGGTCATCTGAAGAAGTCAGGAAACTTCGAGGATATATGTATGCTTACAAGGCTTACTAA
- the LOC125193199 gene encoding uncharacterized protein LOC125193199, whose translation MLILQPCFTALPPNKILPFRRAKPPHHAGFYSRLRTKTPHSQHETNGFGGRDDEEAIDVSWAGGGFGGRQGEENDYDKDPEFAEIMGSCLDDPDKAKSKMEERLRKKRNKILHTKTGSPNPMKVHFNKFDFSNSYIWLEFYNAPLEQDISLISDTIRSWHIIGRLGGCNSMNMQLSQAPLDMRPSYDAIQGANVSPTTFYNIGDLEVQHNLARIWVDIGTVEPLLLDILINALTQLSSDYVGIKQVMFGGSEFEGWEENLKSEDVGYNVHKI comes from the exons ATGCTTATCCTCCAACCCTGTTTCACCGCTCTTCCGCCAAACAAAATCCTCCCCTTCCGACGCGCCAAACCGCCTCATCATGCCGGCTTTTATTCGCGGCTGAGGACCAAGACTCCCCACTCCCAACACGAAACAAACGGATTTGGTGGCCGAGATGATGAAGAAGCCATCGATGTGTCTTGGGCTGGAGGCGGGTTTGGTGGTCGACAAGGCGAGGAAAATGATTACGATAAAGACCCTGAGTTCGCCGAGATTATGGGCTCCTGCCTCGATGATCCGGATAAAGCTAAGTCCAAG ATGGAGGAGAGGTTGAGGAAGAAAAGGAACAAAATACTGCACACCAAAACTGGCTCACCAAACCCAATGAAGGTGCATTTTAACAA ATTTGATTTCTCAAATTCGTATATATGGTTGGAATTCTATAATGCACCACTTGAGCAAGATATTTCCCTGATCAGCGAT ACCATTCGATCATGGCACATTATTGGAAGACTTGGTGGTTGCAACTCTATGAATATGCAG CTATCACAAGCTCCTTTGGACATGAGACCAAGTTACGATGCTATTCAAGGAGCAAATGTGAGtccaacaacattttacaataTAGGCGACCTTGAGGTCCAGCATAACTTAGCTCGAATATG GGTTGATATTGGCACCGTGGAACCATTACTCTTGGATATTTTGATTAATGCTCTAACACAATTAAGCTCTGA TTATGTCGGGATTAAACAGGTGATGTTTGGTGGATCTGAATTTGAGGGATGGGAGGAAAACTTGAAATCTGAGGATGTAGGATACAATGTTCACAAGATCTAG
- the LOC125196649 gene encoding meiotic nuclear division protein 1 homolog, with product MSKKRGLSLEEKREKMLQIFYDSQDFFLLKELEKSGPKKGVIMQSVKDVVQSLVDDDLVFKDKIGTSVYFWSLPSCAGNQLRNIQKKLDADLQSSERRYAELNEQYNVLKKGREESDEREKALSELKAIEKKYKELKDEISQYADNDPATFEAMKQATEVALAAANRWTDNIFTLRQWCSKNFPQATEQLEQLYNEVGITDDFDYVELPPPVPVCSNRETEGNV from the exons ATG TCAAAGAAAAGAGGGCTCTCTTTGGAGGAGAAACGTGAGAAAATGTTACAGATTTTCTATGACTCTCAGGACTTCTTTCTC CTGAAGGAACTCGAGAAATCGGGCCCCAAAAAGGGTGTGATTATGCAGTCAGTGAAAGATGTTGTCCAAAGTTTAGTAGACGACGACCTTGTTTTCAAAGACAAGATTGGAACATCT GTATATTTTTGGAGTCTTCCTAGCTGTGCTGGTAACCAG TTAAGAAATATACAGAAAAAGCTTGACGCTGATCTCCAGAGTAGTGAAAGACGATATGCAGAACTTAATGAACAGTACAATGTTTTGAAGAAGGGACGAGAGGAATCT GATGAAAGGGAGAAGGCTCTTTCTGAACTTAAAGCTATtgagaagaaatataaagagcTCAAG GATGAAATTTCACAGTACGCAGACAATGATCCAGCTACATTTGAAGCAATGA AGCAAGCCACAGAGGTAGCTCTTGCAGCGGCTAATAGATGGACAG ATAACATCTTCACACTGCGACAATGGTGCTCAAAAAACTTTCCTCAGGCAACAGAACAACTCGAGCAACTTTACAATGAG GTCGGAATAACTGATGACTTTGACTATGTGGAGTTACCTCCACCTGTTCCAGTTTGCTCTAACCGTGAAACTGAGGGGAACGTTTGA